TCAATGGCCGATATAAAGTTGCCGATACTGCGGGTTGTGCTCATTGCATCTTCGGAAATAGAAACCCCGCCGTCTGTGGCAATAAGAATTGTATTTCCAATGGCATGAATACAGCGCACATCCGGGTGAATATAATTTGGGCAACTTGTATAGCCGGGATTCATAGCTGTAAAATTTAACCCGCCATTGACCGATTTTTTAACCTCACCGGAACCATAGTATCCGGCATACAGGACGCTTTCGTTGTTATGGGTTATGTCAAAGGCCTCCAGTTCTGCTCCAACCCGGTATTTGTCTAACAAAGCCCCGTCGGCACTGCTGTATTTATATAAGGTATCCTGTGTAAACAAACTAAACACAAAAATTTTACTTGGGGCAACAGGTTTTACTTCAAAAAACAAGTTGGCGGGCATAGTGCGATTTAGATTTTGACTTACATTGACTAATAAACTAAATGTAGCTCCTTTGTCAATGGATTTGTAAATGCATGCTTGGTTTGAACTGTTGTAAACACCAAGTAAAACAACATTAGGGTCAGTAGGGTGAAAAGCCAGGCCCCAAAAATTGTAAGTTCTTTCATACAAACCATAGGTCGTATTTACCACATGCTGGGAAGTGAAATTGTGATTGGGACCGCCGCTGTTGTTGTCAAATACGATGTTCCAGGTTTGTCCGGCGTTTACGGAACGGTAAATTCTTCTTCCAAAACTGGCGAGAACAGTCAAAGTATCGTCAGTTGCAAGCGTAACAAAATAGGGGCGCTTGGTGGCATCTACAGTGCGGTTTATAGTTGGGCACAACGTCCAGTTCATTCCATAGTTGGTAGATTTAAGCACCCCGGTTTCTGTTGCAGCATAAATCAATGCCGGATTTACCATGCTTGCTTCAATTTTTCCATAATAATAATCCCGGTTTGCGTAAGTATTGGTGCCATTAGGGAATTGAGAGTCTGTTAAAGTCCAGCTTTCTCCTTTGTCCTGCGACACCCAAAGGCCGCCATAAGAAAGTCCGGCAAACAAATTATCTGTATTGGATGGGTTAATATAAACGCGGTCGCAAAACCCACCCATCATATAAGAAGAAGGATTTGGTGCGGCCAAACATCTGGTAGGTTCGGCATGATAAGGGCCAATCATTCGCCAGGATCCTGAACAATCATTCCATGCCGGCTGGGTTGAACAATCATCTCTGTATTGACCGCCGGATAAATCCGATGAATTTTGAAGAATAAAACTGCGGATATCATCTTCGTCCCAAACCGGATGAGGCAGAGGTTGCCCGTTGATATCCATTTGTAGTTTTTGGGTGTTAATCCACAACTGGCAAAGCTTTCTGAGCTTACTTCGTTCGTTGGGATGTTTGACAAAATACGCCTGATATAAACTTTCGACTTTCAGAACATTTGCGTTGGGTTCCAACATGGCCAAGTACCAATCTGCCTGACTATGATCGGCCTTGCTGCGTTCTCTGGCAGGGTCGGTTTCACAAGCTGTTCCGGTTGGGGTAATGCTTAGATTTTGGGCAATAGATATGCAGGTAGGCAGATTACTGCCAATCAATAAAAAAAGGAAACAATTAAACGTATAAATTAAATGCGTTAAATTTTTAATCATAAGATAGAGAGGGTTTGCACAAACATAATTGAGATTGCAAAATACTGACATTCACAACGATTTCCAAACATAATCAGGTTAAGCGTACCCCTATGAATGGTAACAAACAGAATCGGTAAAAAACATTTGCTTAGATGAGAAACTAAAAAAGTTGCAACTAACCATTCTTTCATTCTCGGGTACTCACTCAATGCTGAATTTTAATTTCTGCATTTCTGCTTTACAAATCTTTGATTTTTTCCCTTTCATAATGGTTAAATCTTAAAACCAAAACTAATAACATCGTGGTTTTCCGATGGTAAAAAGGGAAGAAATGGGGCTTTTTTAATGAAAATAAAGAAGGTTCAAAAAAAAATTATCATTTTGTGGTAAAAAGTGGAGGAAAGTGGAGGAAAGTGGTAACTTTACCCAAAAATTTACATTTACCTGACAAAATGGGAAAATGAGCGGGTTTTTAGGCGAAATAGATTGCAAAATTGACCTGAAAGGCAGATTAGTAATGCCTGTTCGGTTTACCAAACAAATGCCGGCTGAGAATAACACCGGGTTTGTGGTCAACCGCGGGATAGAAAAATGCCTGACCCTTTACACATTTCCTGAATGGGAGCGGGTAACGAAAGAATTAGAAGATTTGAATTTTTACAACACAGAGCAAATACGCTTTGTGCGACAGTTTTTTAGGGGAGCAAACGAGGTGATGTTAGATTCAAATAACAGACTGTTATTGCCCAAACGACTATTGGATTATGCAGAGATTGAATCGGATGTCATTTTGTTGGGGTATTTTAACCGTATAGAGATTTGGTCAAGTAAAATATATGATGAAGTCATGGATGTGGATCCCGTCAAATTTGCAAGTTTAGCAAATACCATTATGGGCGAGGACAGAGTAAAGAAGACCAACTAAAAAATTTTTGAATGGAGTTCCCATTAAACTACAAATTAGCCAATGACAGAAAACCACCTATATCACCAACCGGTATTGCTACAGGAAGCTGTTGAAGCGCTGCAAATTGCAGCGGACGGCATTTATGTAGATGTTACTTTTGGTGGAGGGGGTCATTCAAAGGCTATTTTAGAGCAATTAGGGAATTTCGGAAGGTTAATTGCATTCGATCAGGATCAGGATGCTCTCCAAAACACATTCACTGATTCCAGATTTACCTTCGTACCTCATAACTTCAAACACCTGAAACGCTTTTTGCGCCTGTACAATATCAATCAGGTGGATGGAATTTTAGCCGACCTTGGTGTTTCCTGGCATCAGTTTAATACTCCCAATCGCGGATTTTCCATAAGATTTGGATCTGAAGCGTTAGATATGCGCATGAGTGCTGATAATGAATTGAGTGCTTATGAGGTGCTTAATAAATACCCGGCCGAAAATCTTGCGCAGATTTTTAAGGATTTTGGAGATATCCCCAATGCCCGGAAATTAGCCAATGCCATTGTACAAGAGCGAAAAAAACGACCGGTTGATACTATTCAACAGCTATTGGTATTGGCCGAACCTTTGTGCATCGGAAAACCCCAGCAATATTTAGCTCGGGTATTTCAGGCTGTCAGAATGGAAGTAAACAAAGAAGTGGCCGCTCTTCAGGCATTATTGGAACAAAGCGTAGAGGCACTTCGCACGGGTGGTTTGCTTGTAGTCATTTCTTATCATTCAGTGGAAGACCGGATGGTTAAAAATTTCATCAAAACTGGAAGTATTGATGGCATCGTACAAAGAGACCTTTATGGCAATAGTAATATCCCGTTGGTTGGAGTTAACAAAAAAATAATTACCCCAACAGAAAACGAAATCAGGCAAAATCCAAAAGCAAGCAGTGCTAAAATGCGGGTTGCCCGGAAAAAATAAGCATGGTTCAAACTTAATTACAATCGCAAAGCAAATGGCAACAAATTTCATACAGCGCTTTTTATACCGTTTAAAATCAATGATTTTAAGCGGTCAGGAATATGATGAGCGCAGCTTAATCGCCAACAATTTGCGCTATATTTTTTTCCTTGCTTTTATTGCAGTTATCTATATCGCCAATGCGAGATATGCCGAACGAAGCATGAGACAATTAAACACTATTCAAAGTGAACTAAAAGAACTGAGATGGCAATACATGACCTCAAAGTCAAAACTGATGATCAGGAGCAAACAAAGTGAAGTTGCAAAAATGGTAAAGCCTCTCGGATTGGAAGAACTCAACGAGCCCCCGAAAAAAATTATAGTCAAGGATTAAAAATTACCAAAAACATTTCTTAGAAACGATTTTCCGAATATTCATT
This is a stretch of genomic DNA from Sphingobacteriales bacterium. It encodes these proteins:
- the mraZ gene encoding division/cell wall cluster transcriptional repressor MraZ, translating into MSGFLGEIDCKIDLKGRLVMPVRFTKQMPAENNTGFVVNRGIEKCLTLYTFPEWERVTKELEDLNFYNTEQIRFVRQFFRGANEVMLDSNNRLLLPKRLLDYAEIESDVILLGYFNRIEIWSSKIYDEVMDVDPVKFASLANTIMGEDRVKKTN
- the rsmH gene encoding 16S rRNA (cytosine(1402)-N(4))-methyltransferase RsmH produces the protein MTENHLYHQPVLLQEAVEALQIAADGIYVDVTFGGGGHSKAILEQLGNFGRLIAFDQDQDALQNTFTDSRFTFVPHNFKHLKRFLRLYNINQVDGILADLGVSWHQFNTPNRGFSIRFGSEALDMRMSADNELSAYEVLNKYPAENLAQIFKDFGDIPNARKLANAIVQERKKRPVDTIQQLLVLAEPLCIGKPQQYLARVFQAVRMEVNKEVAALQALLEQSVEALRTGGLLVVISYHSVEDRMVKNFIKTGSIDGIVQRDLYGNSNIPLVGVNKKIITPTENEIRQNPKASSAKMRVARKK